The Microbulbifer sp. TB1203 nucleotide sequence TCCATCCTCCCCGCCCCCCAACCACTCAGCCCCACCGCACAACGGAACCATCCCCCACCCCAAAACTCATAGTCACTAAATTCAAAATGCCTTCCCGACGGGAAGCCAGCCAAGGAATGTCACAGGCAACCCGTGCACCACTCTGCCCAATCACAACCCGATACCATCTTTTCCCCGCGCTTGGCCCTCTCCCTGCTGATCGCTACCCTCTTGCACATAGCCCTACTGTCACTTCCCCTCGCTCTGCCGTCCAAAACCGAACCAGCCAACAACTCAATCCAAATTACCATTGTTCACAACAACCATAAGGCAACAGGTCTAACAGCCGCCCCTTATAAAAATGACAAAACGGAAACGGCTGCGGATACAACAGCATCCAGCAAAGTCGATTCCAGCACCGGGCCCGCCAAAGAAAACAAGCCAGACAAACTAAACCACCCGCCGTCGCGACCCGATGCAACAGCAGCCGCACCAGCGACAAGTAACAAAAACGAAGCCATCACAAAAACTACTCAGCAACTCCCAACCACAGACGGCGCCAAAGAGCGCTCCACCGTATTCGACCCCAGGCTCGCCAAAAAACTCGCCCGAGAACGCAACAAGGTGAGAAAATTCAAATCCAGGGATACTGAATTTATGACCGCCAATGGTACCTTTGTTCAAAACGGAAATACCTGTGCTGAAATCCGGGAACTGGTCCCACTCGATATCGACAGCAATGTCAGCCAGTCCTTTAAAATCAAATGCACCAAACGCAGGCGGTCACAGGAGGATATAGACCGGCTCGCACGCAAATACGGAATTCCCTAAAATCCCCTGAACGAAGAATAAGCATCAAATCCCATGGACATCTTTCTAGCGATAATCCTCCTGGCCATCCTGATCTGGCTGGTCCCCATCTACTACCACCGCTGGCGCCGGCACCGCCTGCGCGCCAGGCCGCTGGGCGCGAAGCAGATTCGTCTGCTGGAGGAAAACCTTCCCCTCTACCGCCACCTTCCCCCGGAACGGCAAGCAGAACTCCAGGCCAATATGAGCCTGTTCCTGCACGACAAGGAGTTCGTCGGCTGCAACGGGCTGCAGGTGACGGAGCCTATGCGTATCTGCGTGGCCGGCTTTGCCTGCCTGCTGTTGCTGGGCCGGGAGAACCGCTGTTATCCCTATCTGCGCACGGTGCTGCTGTACCCGGGAACCTACGTGGCCCGGGAGACCTATGTGGAGAACCATATCGAGACCACGGCGCACAGTGCGAGGGAGGGGAAGGCGCATTATCGGGGGCCCGTGGTGCTGTCCTGGGGGGACCTGGAGCAGGATATGCAGCACCCGGAGGAGGGGCGCAATGTGGTGCTGCACGAGTTTGCCCACAAGCTGGACGAGGAGGACGGGAGTTACGACGGCCGGCCGGTGTTTGCCAGTGCCGGCGAGGGAAAAAACTGGGCCCCGGTGCTGAAGCGGGAGTTCGAGCTGCTGCGCCAGAAACGGGACCACTGGGGAGAGGATGAGGATTCTCCTCCGGTTCTGGACTTCTACGGCGCTGAGTCCCCCGCGGAATTCTTCGCGGTAATTACGGAATCCTTTTTCGTGACACCCGCGGCGATGCGAGCGGCCCATCCGGAACTGTACCGGGAACTCTGTGCGCTCTACCGGATCGATCCCTGCGATCTATTGGGTGAAACTCCTCCGGCCGATCGACATTGATTGCGAAACCGGAGCACCCACGGAGAGTGAGCCAAAGCGACTTATTCCCGCGCTCCCAGGTATCCGTGATCCGAGAGTTCCCGGCGTATTTTCGCCACCTCCTCCGCGCTCACCTCGGCTTCGGCGTCGCCCCAGGCGCTGCGCATAAAGTTCACCAGCTCCGCCACCCGCGCATCGCCCAGTTCGCGGTGGAAACCGGGCATGCCGGCGCGTGCGCGGGTGCGGCTCAGGCGTTGCTCCGGCAGGCCGCGCAAAATCACTGCAATGCTGTTGTGGGGATTCCGCGCGCGAATGGCGGCGTTGCCGTCCATGGGTGGCGCGAAGGCCAGCAGGATGCCCCTGCCCTCGCGGCCGTGGCAACCGGCGCAGTAGGCGATAAAATCCCGGCGCCCGGCCGGATAGCGCGCGGCCGCCTGTTCCAGGTCGTGAAAATCCGCAGGCCGACTTTCGCCGCCGTCCAGCAGGTAGGTGATTATCGCGTTGAGGTCTTCCTCGGAAAGGTGCCTCAGGCTGTGCTTCACGACCCGGAACATCTCGCCAAACAAAGTGCCGCGCTCGCTGCTGGCGGTGGTAAAAAGCTCCATCAGTTGTCCGCGGGTCCAGCCCTGCCGCTGCAGCGCCTGGGGGCGGATATCCACCGCGTCCCAGCCCTCCAGCACATTGCCGGCGAACCGGTGTTCCATTTCCATCGCCTGGGCGAGGTTGCGCGGGGTGTGGCACTCGCCGCAGTGGCCCAGGGCGTTGACCAGGTAATTGCCCCGCTGCCACTGGGCACTCTTATCGCCGGGCTGGGGCAACTTTTTCCCGTCGTCGAAATAGAGCCAGTTCCAGGCGCTCAGGCCGAAACGCAGGTTGGCGGGAAAGATCAGCCGGTTTTTCGGCGGCGAATATTCCACCGGCGGCAATTGCATGAAATAGCTGTAGAGCGCGGCGATATCCTCGCCGTCGATCAGGTAGTAGGAGGTGTAGGGCATGGCCGGGTAAAGGTTGCCGTGGGGGCCTTTGCCCCGGCGCATGGCCGCGTCGAAATCCTCCAGGGTGTAGTTGCCGATGCCGGTTTTCCTGTCGGGCGTGATATTGGTCGAATAGATGGTGCCGAAGGGCGTTGGCAGGGGCCGCCCGCCCACAAAAGGTCTACCCCCGGTGGCGGTGTGGCAGGCGATGCAGTCGCCGGCGGCGGCCAGGTAGCGGCCTTTTTCCACCGGGGTCTCTGCGGAGGCCGCTGCGCCGATTAACAACAATGCTAACAAGCGGTGGACGATGGGCACGTCGCTTCGCTCCTTTGCCCATCCTACAATTCCGGCCAAACAGAGTATCGCCATTCTATTCCACCTGTTTCACCAGCCCGGGGGTGGACTCGATCACTTCCTTGATCGCACGGAAGTAGCGCACATAGCCGGTGCAGCGGCAGATATGGTGGTGGAGCGCCTCGGTAATGGTGTCCTCCAGTTTGTCCGCGGGCACCGGTTCCCGTTTCAGGCGGTCGAGCAGCACGGTGGCGGCGTTGACAAAACCCGGGGTACACCAGCCGCACTGGAAGGAAAAGTGGCGCAGGAAGGCCTGCTGTATCGGCGACAGCGCCTCGATTTCTCCATCGGCGCTGCGTTTCGCCTGCCCCTCCACAGTGACGATTTTTTTGCCGTTGAAACGGCCCACGCCGTTGATACAGGTGCGCACCGATTCCAGGCTGCCGTCGTCCCGTTCCAGCACCACCACGCAAGCGTGGCAGACGCCGATGCCGCAGCCCAGCTTGGTGCCGGTGAGATTCAAATACTCCTGCAGGAAATCCAGTATCGAGGTGTACTCGGGGACATCCATGACCACCGGCTCGCCATTCACTGTCATGGATACGGGGATAGTGGCCATTTACACCTCTGGATTGAGTGCCCGGCGCAGAATTTCCGGGGTGATCGGGGTGTCATTGAAGCGGATTCCGGTAGCTTGGTAGATGGCCTCGCTGAGGGCGGCGACAATGGGAATCGCCACCACTTCGGCGATGCCCTTGTGCGGGTCCGTCTCCGACTCGGGTTCCAGTATCTCGTGCCGCTGGTTCCACACCGCCACATCCCGGGCCAGCGCCACCTGGTAGCGATTCAGGTTCCAGGTGCCATTGCCGGCGCCCTCGGCCAGGGGCGGCAGCCCTTCGTAGAGCGCGTGCCCCACCCCCATGGCCACGCCGCCCTCGATCTGCCCCTCCACCAACTGGCGCACTATCAGGCGGCCGCACTCCATGTAGTTCTGCAGCCCGAGAATTTTCACCTCGCCGGTGCCCTTGTTCACCGCCACTTCCACCAGCGCAGCGGTGGGCGCGTAGTAGGTGACCATGGCGTTGTTGAGGGAGGTTTTCGGATAGCGCACCGCGCGGCGTTTGACCACTCGATAGTCCGCCGAGCTTATTCCCCTTCCGCCGCTGTCGCTTCCCGGGCCGCGGCGCAGGGCCAGGCCGTCGATCACCCAGGTCCGGTTTTCGCCGTCCAGTCCGAAATCCGCCTCCGCCCACTTCCAGCGATTGAAGGCGTGAACCATGGCTCCGGTGACCAGGCCACTGCGGTGGGCTTCCCGCGCCAGTTGTCGCAGGGACAGCGCCGGCAGTTGTTGATAGTGCAGCCCGCCGTTTCGCCACTGCAGCTGAGCGGGATCGATCTCCTCCGCCTGCCACAGGCGCCGGGCCGCCGGCAGCAGGCCGTGATGAAACAGAATCTCCGCCGCCTGTTCGGTGGCATGGCTCTGGAAATAGGAGGACATGGAGGCGGAGCTGGCCATGGCCACCACCGGTGTCCACAAGGGCTCTGCGGACATCTTGTCCTGGTGCGCCTGGCTCATGGTATAGGGGCTTTCGGTCTGGAACTGCTGCAACGCATTCCAGGCCTCGATCTCCGCCACGTGGCACTCACTGGCCGGTGCGCCCAGGGTCTTTTCCAACAGGACCGCCTGGGAAGTCTGGGTGCCGGTGCCCATTTCCATAAAGCCGATGGCCAGGGAAAGTTCGCCGTTTTCGTCGAACTGCACCGCGGCGCTGGGAGCCGCGCCGCCGGTACCGTAGTCCTTGGTGGCGATGGCGAAGCCGGTACCGAAGAAATAGCCGGGCTCCTTTTCCTCGAAGTCTTGCTTGCGCCGGGCGCGCTCGGTCCAGATGGGGTGGGCGCGGGCCTTTTCCAGTATTTCCCGATAGCGCACTTTTACTTGCGGCACCGCGCCCTGGGTATTGCGCCAGCCGGTCTCGGTGGCGTTGCGCAGGCGCAGTTCGATGGGGTCCACACCCAGTTCTTCCGCGGCGCGGTTCACCATCATCTCCATGGCGTTCATGGTCTGCATGGTGCCGTAGCCGCGCATGGAACCGGAGTCCACGTTCATGGAATAGTTGGCGACCGCGGAAATATCGTTGCTGGGAAAGTAGTAGATGCTCTGGATGGCGCTGGCGCCCACCATGGCCACGCTGGGGCTGAAATTCTGCCGGCCGCCGCCATCCACCTGCATTTCCGACAGCAGCGCCTGAAACTTGCCGGTGTTTTTATCCACCGCCAGGGTATTCCTCATATGGAAGGGGTGGCGCTTGAGCCCCGCCTGGAACTGTTCGAAGCGGTTGTTGGCCAGACGCACCGGCGCCCCGCCGAACAGCGCCGCCACCAGGCCGTAGTAGGGAAAAATCGAGTGGTCCTTGCCTCCGAAGCCGCCGCCCAC carries:
- a CDS encoding 2Fe-2S iron-sulfur cluster-binding protein yields the protein MATIPVSMTVNGEPVVMDVPEYTSILDFLQEYLNLTGTKLGCGIGVCHACVVVLERDDGSLESVRTCINGVGRFNGKKIVTVEGQAKRSADGEIEALSPIQQAFLRHFSFQCGWCTPGFVNAATVLLDRLKREPVPADKLEDTITEALHHHICRCTGYVRYFRAIKEVIESTPGLVKQVE
- a CDS encoding zinc-dependent peptidase — translated: MDIFLAIILLAILIWLVPIYYHRWRRHRLRARPLGAKQIRLLEENLPLYRHLPPERQAELQANMSLFLHDKEFVGCNGLQVTEPMRICVAGFACLLLLGRENRCYPYLRTVLLYPGTYVARETYVENHIETTAHSAREGKAHYRGPVVLSWGDLEQDMQHPEEGRNVVLHEFAHKLDEEDGSYDGRPVFASAGEGKNWAPVLKREFELLRQKRDHWGEDEDSPPVLDFYGAESPAEFFAVITESFFVTPAAMRAAHPELYRELCALYRIDPCDLLGETPPADRH
- a CDS encoding molybdopterin cofactor-binding domain-containing protein encodes the protein MERFRPDRRHFIKLCTVAGISIFAAPALWQLSRGQPVEKRQPDWRGPGGGPAFRTDGIAKVTGNKIFGRDFRAVDMPGWPDRQHYAFVVRCNRVERRFSGFDWSQIPIGAEPYARVTAQTLQQQGIKLPEFYGDLMLLPEGESPRYYGHAVAMLLFDNFEKYATAKQALQFSKEFIRYGEQTPPVERDPYASWRIIRVEGPGGPTGEDLYSPLDDGLFFPQYRDHKAVWPRHADQAGSVSERGIYYAGQIRERIEQESTAGNWHLVEGEYRTQIVEPMMMEPEASNGWLDADGKTLHMVLTSQSPQDFQEMAAQLVARSSFAGKIENLVVHSGFVGGGFGGKDHSIFPYYGLVAALFGGAPVRLANNRFEQFQAGLKRHPFHMRNTLAVDKNTGKFQALLSEMQVDGGGRQNFSPSVAMVGASAIQSIYYFPSNDISAVANYSMNVDSGSMRGYGTMQTMNAMEMMVNRAAEELGVDPIELRLRNATETGWRNTQGAVPQVKVRYREILEKARAHPIWTERARRKQDFEEKEPGYFFGTGFAIATKDYGTGGAAPSAAVQFDENGELSLAIGFMEMGTGTQTSQAVLLEKTLGAPASECHVAEIEAWNALQQFQTESPYTMSQAHQDKMSAEPLWTPVVAMASSASMSSYFQSHATEQAAEILFHHGLLPAARRLWQAEEIDPAQLQWRNGGLHYQQLPALSLRQLAREAHRSGLVTGAMVHAFNRWKWAEADFGLDGENRTWVIDGLALRRGPGSDSGGRGISSADYRVVKRRAVRYPKTSLNNAMVTYYAPTAALVEVAVNKGTGEVKILGLQNYMECGRLIVRQLVEGQIEGGVAMGVGHALYEGLPPLAEGAGNGTWNLNRYQVALARDVAVWNQRHEILEPESETDPHKGIAEVVAIPIVAALSEAIYQATGIRFNDTPITPEILRRALNPEV
- a CDS encoding cytochrome c, giving the protein MAILCLAGIVGWAKERSDVPIVHRLLALLLIGAAASAETPVEKGRYLAAAGDCIACHTATGGRPFVGGRPLPTPFGTIYSTNITPDRKTGIGNYTLEDFDAAMRRGKGPHGNLYPAMPYTSYYLIDGEDIAALYSYFMQLPPVEYSPPKNRLIFPANLRFGLSAWNWLYFDDGKKLPQPGDKSAQWQRGNYLVNALGHCGECHTPRNLAQAMEMEHRFAGNVLEGWDAVDIRPQALQRQGWTRGQLMELFTTASSERGTLFGEMFRVVKHSLRHLSEEDLNAIITYLLDGGESRPADFHDLEQAAARYPAGRRDFIAYCAGCHGREGRGILLAFAPPMDGNAAIRARNPHNSIAVILRGLPEQRLSRTRARAGMPGFHRELGDARVAELVNFMRSAWGDAEAEVSAEEVAKIRRELSDHGYLGARE